A window from Setaria italica strain Yugu1 chromosome VIII, Setaria_italica_v2.0, whole genome shotgun sequence encodes these proteins:
- the LOC101768351 gene encoding disease resistance protein RPP13, giving the protein MKDPGLLSAFVDNLVSRLFSLVEEKYKLYKGFEGDVTFLMRELPMITSAIDGQLLGQDDHILRLSVEELRHVAHEMEDCIDHIMYDASWDQQPWYCKYMKSGRKRKSRSQLGEEMQHLRYRLEEALQRQQRYSVSHSSSSQLAQSSWDQHVLPDDLVGIDAPLEELLEQLAEAEGQPKQLRVISIVGFCGLGKTILARELYNSEIGKQFEERAWVSGTHGDPGELLSEILRQLNKPDLVTSNVNQLSADLCNFLNNKRYFIVIDGMRSDQWSIVKSAFPRDVSSRIVVTTKIQSVANTCSSTHGYIHKMRRLDEKHSKQLFLRNACPGEYSDYLQPDSAAILNKCDGQPLALTTVGHFMRKKSWPTGQDCEDVCNKARFYDLQSGDDTLDRMHQVLTHDYASLPSHALKACFLYFAMFPSNHPVRAKRIKSQWIAEGFLQPTNLCNDPAAENFEKLMNQNIIQPINVSINTKVKTCKTYGMMHEFITLKSLCENFITLFDGGELQPNHARRISLHHNGITDEASFNIDLSLVRSLIVFGKAGKDMLNFNKYQLLRVLDLEDCTDLQNDHLREVCNLLLLKYLSLGGNVTSLPKEIKQLKLLETLDLRRTNVKILPTEVIQLPYLIHLFGKFKLRDKAMQDELQKFLASGKCKLQTLGGFLVDESEGFAELMGYMKKMRKVKIWCESSATSTKLTTLQKAIQEFIHDEKDASNDPRSLSLYFDGCSEDFLKDLKAPCYLRSLKLQGRLLELPGFVTALRRLRELYLQSTKMTADLLTALTNLTHLQYLKLIADELEEIHIKDKALPRLLGLCFVLQRPTFPKVEKGALPFLKSLQLLCKDMNGLCGIQINGFTRLSEVMLDCRVTDGTKANWVRAAKEHPNRPIVVLKRAIPPKVDHGGDSTAAGKTENEIVDCSVLSEEQVQETHTQMPHDETDSAFNNMGQQVVCAALTGSSIANNGRVAS; this is encoded by the exons ATGAAGGACCCTGGCCTGTTGAGTGCATTTGTAGACAACCTCGTGTCGAGATTGTTCTCGCTGGTGGAGGAGAAATACAAGCTGTACAAGGGCTTTGAAGGAGATGTGACTTTCCTGATGAGAGAGCTTCCCATGATCACTAGTGCCATTGACGGGCAGCTCTTGGGGCAGGATGATCACATACTGCGTTTATCGGTTGAAGAATTGCGTCATGTAGCTCATGAAATGGAGGATTGTATAGACCACATCATGTATGATGCGTCTTGGGATCAGCAACCATGGTACTGTAAATATATGAAATCTGGGAGAAAGAGAAAATCACGCTCCCAGTTAGGCGAAGAGATGCAGCACCTTAGGTACAGACTGGAGGAAGCACTCCAGCGGCAGCAGAGGTATTCAGTGTCCCATTCATCCTCATCCCAGCTGGCACAATCATCCTGGGATCAGCATGTCCTTCCTGATGATCTGGTTGGCATCGATGCTCCCCTGGAGGAGCTTCTGGAGCAGTTGGCGGAAGCGGAGGGTCAACCTAAGCAGCTGAGGGTGATCTCCATAGTTGGGTTCTGCGGATTGGGGAAGACCATCCTTGCCCGGGAGTTGTACAACAGCGAGATTGGCAAGCAGTTTGAGGAAAGGGCATGGGTTTCTGGGACGCATGGGGATCCAGGGGAGCTCTTAAGTGAGATACTCCGTCAACTGAACAAGCCAGATCTGGTTACCTCCAATGTCAACCAGCTTAGTGCTGACCTTTGCAACTTCCTGAATAACAAGAG GTACTTCATCGTAATTGATGGCATGAGGTCAGATCAATGGAGTATTGTAAAGTCTGCCTTCCCTCGAGATGTTAGCAGTAGAATAGTGGTGACAACAAAAATTCAGTCAGTAGCCAATACCTGCAGCTCTACCCACGGTTACATACACAAAATGAGAAGACTTGATGAGAAACACTCAAAGCAATTGTTTCTGAGAAATGCTTGTCCAGGGGAATATTCAGATTACTTGCAGCCTGATTCAGCAGCAATTTTAAATAAATGTGATGGTCAACCACTTGCTCTGACTACTGTCGGCCATTTTATGCGAAAAAAGAGTTGGCCGACAGGACAAGACTGCGAGGATGTGTGCAACAAGGCTCGTTTCTATGATCTGCAGAGCGGTGACGATACCTTGGACAGGATGCATCAGGTGTTGACCCATGACTATGCCAGCCTTCCAAGCCATGCCCTCAAAGCATGCTTTCTATATTTTGCTATGTTCCCTAGTAATCATCCAGTCAGGGCGAAAAGGATAAAGAGCCAATGGATAGCTGAGGGATTTCTGCAGCCAACAAATTTATGCAATGATCCAGCTGCTGAAAATTTTGAGAAGCTAATGAATCAGAACATCATCCAACCCATTAATGTAAGCATCAATACCAAAGTGAAAACTTGCAAAACTTATGGCATGATGCACGAGTTCATTACGCTCAAGTCTCTCTGTGAAAACTTCATTACTTTGTTTGATGGAGGGGAGCTCCAACCTAACCATGCCCGTCGCATTTCTCTCCATCATAACGGTATTACAGATGAAGCCAGTTTCAACATTGATCTATCTCTTGTCAGGTCTCTGATAGTATTTGGCAAGGCAGGTAAAGATATGTTGAATTTCAACAAGTACCAACTGCTGAGAGTCTTGGATCTTGAAGACTGTACAGACTTGCAAAACGATCATCTCAGAGAAGTATGCAACCTATTGCTTCTTAAATATCTGAGCCTAGGGGGCAATGTTACCAGCCTTCCCAAAGAGATAAAACAATTGAAGCTTTTGGAGACGCTCGACCTAAGGAGAACGAATGTAAAGATCCTTCCAACAGAAGTTATTCAACTTCCCTATTTAATTCACCTGTTTGGAAAATTTAAGCTTCGAGATAAAGCCATGCAAGATGAACTGCAGAAATTTCTGGCTTCAGGAAAATGTAAGTTGCAGACACTaggaggatttctcgtagatgaAAGTGAAGGATTTGCAGAACTTATGGGGTATATGAAAAAAATGCGAAAGGTCAAGATCTGGTGTGAGTCATCTGCGACTAGTACTAAATTGACTACTCTTCAGAAGGCCATACAAGAGTTCATTCATGATGAAAAGGATGCAAGCAATGACCCTCGTTCATTGTCACTCTATTTTGATGGATGCTCTGAGGATTTTTTGAAAGATTTAAAGGCTCCCTGCTATCTTAGGTCACTGAAATTACAGGGCAGGTTACTAGAACTTCCTGGGTTTGTCACGGCACTGCGCCGACTCAGGGAGCTGTACCTTCAATCAACTAAAATGACAGCTGATCTTCTCACAGCTTTGACCAATTTGACGCATCTGCAGTACCTTAAGCTTATTGCAGATGAACTTGAAGAGATCCACATTAAGGACAAGGCATTGCCAAGGCTGCTCGGCCTATGTTTTGTGCTGCAGCGTCCAACATTTCCAAAGGTTGAAAAAGGTGCTTTGCCATTTCTTAAATCTCTTCAGCTGCTCTGTAAAGATATGAATGGCCTCTGTGGAATCCAGATCAATGGTTTCACACGACTGAGCGAAGTAATGCTTGATTGTAGAGTCACTGATGGTACTAAAGCAAACTGGGTGAGGGCGGCTAAGGAACATCCCAACAGGCCAATAGTTGTCCTCAAAAGGGCTATACCACCTAAGGTAGATCATGGAGGAGATTCCACTGCAGCAGGGAAAACTGAGAATGAGATTGTAGATTGTTCTGTTCTGTCAGAGGAACAGGTACAGGAGACTCACACCCAAATGCCACACGACGAAACAGATTCTGCTTTCAATAATATGGGACAGCAAGTGGTTTGTGCCGCTTTAACTGGTTCATCCATTGCTAACAATGGCCGAGTGGCTTCGTAG